gctGGTGCAGCAGGGCGCTGAGGCGCACGTGTACCGCGGGCTCTTCCTCGGCCGGGCCGCCGTGGCCAAGCTCCGCGTCCCGAAGCGCTACCGACACCCCGCGCTGGAGGAGCGCCTCAGCCGGCGGCGCATGGCCCAGGAGGCGCGGTCGCTGCTGCGGTGCCGGCGGGCAGGTGGGCAcgggggcgggcgggccgggccggggctgcctggcagggcGGACGGACATACAGACACACCCcggggcaggacacagggactGACAATGTGAGCCCCACCACCCCGGCCCCTCAGGTCGCTCAGAGCAGATCTCAGGCACTTAGCGCCGTCCTGAAGGATGCGGGAGCTTCTTCTGAGCCCGGGGTGACGCGCTCTGCTCTTTCAGAATGCCCCTGAAGCTCATCTTGCCCTCGCTGTGTCCCAGAGCGTGTTTTATCGGGGAGGCtcccccaggaggggctgggctgtcaAAGGGTTTGAGCTGCCAAGTCCTTGTAATGCTTGCAGATGGCTTGGATTGAGTGTTGGCCGAGACACTCCAAGGGGTGGATCACCAGTGGCTCGGTGTGATCTCAAGTGGCATTTCTGCTTAAGGCTTTTATCGGTTGTGTTTTGTTATAATAAAGCTGGGAATTATGTAAATTAACTGCTGGCATTTgatttgttcttttaaatagGGATTCCAGCGCCAGTGGTCTACTTTGTGGATTACGTCACCAACTCCATCTATCTTGAAGATATTGTAGACTCAATTACTGTTCAGGATCATATTTATTCTGTACAAAAGAGTGGAAATGAGAGCAGCGACCTCCATAAGTTAGCAGAGAAGATGGGTGAGCTGTTAGCAAGGATGCACGATGAGGATATTATCCACGGGGATCTCACAACTGCCAATCTCCTCCTGCGGCCACCCATGGAGAAGCTGGACCTGGTGTTGATAGACTTTGGACTCAGTTTTATTTCAGGTCTTCCAGAGGATAAAGGAGTTGATTTGTATGTTCTGGAAAAAGCCTTCATTAGCACTCATCCAGATACTGAAGAGATGTTCCAAGTTCTGCTAAAGACCTATGCAGCCACGTCTAAAAAATCTGGGCCTGTGATCAAAAAGCTGGATGAGGTTCGGCTAAGGGGAAGGAAGAGATCCATGATTGGGTAGGAGAGAGTGGGGTTAGGGATGGAGAAATAGTAGGTTTTGCAAAGAGGGTTATTTATATTTCTAGttggttttatttcacagaTCACTATTTTGATAACTGTGTcttcaaataaataaacttgAAAGAGTTCTAAGTGTCATCAAGTAACCGAAGTAATTGTGAGATTGGGGCACAGCCAAGAGAGAAACAATTAGAGGTCACTTCTGTCctaaatgttaaatatttctaataCAAAGTAGTTCACAGTGTCATTCTACTCATCTTTGTGTGGTTAGAATCATTCAGAGCAATATTTCTTGGCCTGTAGACCATAAATTCATGGGAGGTTCTTACTTCAGAGACTACAAAACAGCATCTACAAAAGGTAACAGAAAAACAAGTGTGTTGTTTTTCTCAGAAGACTTTACAACAAAGGGTTTAAACCTGTTATAAACGACTCAACACATCCTGAAAATTTTCAGAACTGAATTCTGGAACATGAGCAATGCTGAAATACCACACTAAAcataaatcagttttattttcttctggtaGTAAATTGGCTTTTTTTACTCTCAGTCAATAGTACTGTcttaaagaaatataaaatttgcTAATCCAGAGTAGTTTTCTACTGAGAAACTTCAACTTTAAGCAAGAAGCCTGCTGTAAATGTCCTCTTTTGGAGCTT
The genomic region above belongs to Camarhynchus parvulus chromosome 20, STF_HiC, whole genome shotgun sequence and contains:
- the TP53RK gene encoding EKC/KEOPS complex subunit TP53RK, coding for MAAAQAEAGGARSVMAGAAGAAMGDVGPVGPATAELAAAGPVADGAECGAGDAVVAEEPPAPPALPGLRLVQQGAEAHVYRGLFLGRAAVAKLRVPKRYRHPALEERLSRRRMAQEARSLLRCRRAGIPAPVVYFVDYVTNSIYLEDIVDSITVQDHIYSVQKSGNESSDLHKLAEKMGELLARMHDEDIIHGDLTTANLLLRPPMEKLDLVLIDFGLSFISGLPEDKGVDLYVLEKAFISTHPDTEEMFQVLLKTYAATSKKSGPVIKKLDEVRLRGRKRSMIG